Proteins co-encoded in one Bacillus infantis NRRL B-14911 genomic window:
- a CDS encoding sulfurtransferase TusA family protein, with translation MTQIKTDSTLDAKGLACPMPIVKTKKMITGMNAGEVLEVLATDKGSKADLKAWAESAGHQYLGTVEEEGVLKHYLRKASGEEVQEKKHPHVVSNEDLEKLVGEDGDIIVLDVRESAEFAFHHIPGAVSIPLGELEERAGELDVEAPVYVVCRTGSRSDLAARMLDAKGFKDVKNVIPGMSQWNGPSASMNQ, from the coding sequence ATGACACAGATTAAAACAGATTCCACTCTTGACGCAAAAGGGCTTGCATGCCCTATGCCAATTGTCAAAACGAAAAAAATGATTACGGGCATGAATGCAGGCGAAGTACTGGAGGTGCTGGCTACTGATAAAGGTTCAAAAGCAGATTTGAAGGCTTGGGCTGAAAGTGCCGGCCATCAGTATCTTGGAACTGTTGAAGAGGAAGGCGTGCTTAAGCATTATCTGCGCAAAGCAAGCGGCGAAGAGGTGCAGGAGAAAAAGCATCCTCATGTTGTCAGCAATGAAGATCTTGAGAAACTTGTGGGAGAAGACGGCGATATCATTGTGCTGGATGTACGGGAATCTGCAGAATTTGCTTTCCACCACATTCCGGGCGCTGTCTCCATCCCATTAGGAGAGCTGGAGGAGCGCGCTGGAGAATTGGACGTTGAAGCGCCGGTTTATGTAGTCTGCCGGACAGGCAGCAGAAGCGATCTTGCTGCAAGGATGCTTGATGCCAAAGGCTTCAAGGATGTTAAAAATGTGATCCCTGGCATGAGCCAGTGGAACGGACCATCAGCCAGTATGAATCAATAA
- a CDS encoding 3-ketoacyl-ACP reductase → MQSLKGKTALITGAGRGIGRAAAIAFAKEGISVGLLGRTLSNLEKAAEELKEYDVKVSYAAADVQDSDSVNKAVEKITSELGQIDILINNAGIAKFGGFLELSPQEWEDIIQVNLMGVYHVTRAVLPGMIERKSGDIINISSTAGQKGAPVTSAYSASKFAVLGLTESLMLEVRKHNIRVSALTPSTVATDLAIETNLTDGNPEKVMQPEDLAEYMVAQLKLNPRIFIKNAGMWSTNP, encoded by the coding sequence ATGCAAAGCCTAAAAGGAAAAACAGCTTTAATCACAGGCGCCGGCCGCGGCATCGGCCGTGCAGCAGCTATTGCTTTCGCCAAGGAAGGCATTTCTGTCGGCCTGCTTGGAAGAACTCTTTCCAATCTTGAAAAAGCAGCCGAAGAGCTGAAAGAGTACGACGTAAAAGTATCCTATGCTGCTGCCGATGTCCAGGACAGCGATTCCGTCAACAAAGCCGTTGAAAAGATAACGTCTGAGCTTGGCCAGATCGATATCCTGATCAATAATGCAGGCATCGCTAAATTTGGCGGCTTCCTGGAGCTTTCCCCGCAGGAGTGGGAAGACATCATTCAGGTAAACCTGATGGGCGTCTACCATGTCACACGTGCGGTCCTGCCTGGAATGATCGAAAGAAAATCCGGCGATATCATCAATATCTCATCAACTGCCGGCCAAAAAGGTGCTCCTGTGACAAGCGCCTACAGTGCTTCCAAGTTTGCCGTCCTCGGCCTGACAGAATCACTGATGCTTGAGGTCAGAAAGCATAATATCCGGGTCAGTGCCCTGACGCCAAGCACTGTGGCGACAGATCTTGCAATTGAAACAAACCTGACTGACGGAAATCCTGAAAAAGTCATGCAGCCTGAAGATTTGGCAGAATACATGGTGGCCCAGCTGAAGCTGAACCCGCGCATTTTTATTAAAAATGCCGGAATGTGGTCTACCAATCCATAA
- a CDS encoding sterol desaturase family protein, translating to MSGLFAAGLIWYIAVLGAGWQLLAFTAGGMLTFMFSEYLTHRFLFHLNPPKNALFLTFLKRIHYDHHKYPNDLKLLFLPVWYSLPNLSVLALIFFFLTGSLPDTVSFSLGLVLMLLIYEWKHYVAHRPIKPKSKFGIWLKKTHILHHFKNENYWYGVSTPFVDALFGTLKDEKEVETSKTVKDLEGRSREKKLSS from the coding sequence ATGTCAGGCCTCTTTGCAGCCGGGCTCATTTGGTATATAGCAGTACTCGGTGCTGGCTGGCAGCTCCTTGCTTTTACAGCAGGGGGAATGCTTACATTTATGTTCAGTGAATATCTCACACACCGCTTCCTGTTCCATCTTAATCCGCCAAAGAATGCTTTGTTTCTGACATTTTTAAAGCGCATTCACTATGACCACCACAAATATCCCAATGATTTAAAGCTGCTGTTTCTGCCGGTCTGGTACAGCCTGCCGAACTTATCGGTCCTTGCCCTCATCTTTTTCTTCCTTACTGGTTCGCTTCCTGATACGGTATCATTCAGCCTCGGCCTCGTGCTCATGCTGCTGATCTATGAATGGAAGCATTATGTAGCACACCGCCCGATCAAACCGAAATCCAAATTTGGAATATGGCTGAAAAAGACGCATATCCTTCACCATTTTAAAAATGAAAACTATTGGTACGGTGTCTCAACCCCTTTTGTCGATGCTCTGTTTGGGACGTTAAAGGATGAGAAGGAAGTGGAAACAAGCAAAACGGTGAAGGATCTGGAGGGCAGGAGCAGGGAAAAGAAGCTTTCATCCTGA
- a CDS encoding ABC transporter permease: protein MKNKSFVISLLLTPLSFLFFAILPAMMDRFQSEPEPVNVIIKDELGIWNGTEGIMAGLDWEVKLTDASESEILNKLEAAENTIFIPLTKNGLDAGRFPIYKSKGVPDDVLQQAMLLEQPLRAFQLSQLALDEEEMAAVSQDISFAAVDAKETGAGEDMYGQLIPGITAGVVLFSVVISGMMIFQSASQEKKDKIAEIMLSSLTSGELMQGKIIGYFTLGIIQVAVWLLFVIPAASWRLDVPLIQYLAAPETLVLMLFAILGYLLFAAVFAGMGATVEDVNSASNFQGFILMLPFAPLLLIKPVFSDPEGVIAIAGSFIPFTASGVWIMRLSVMEEWPWGEILLSAIILLASIALLMKAAGKIFKVGILMHGKNATPQEMWKWLSKAD from the coding sequence ATGAAAAATAAATCCTTTGTCATTTCGCTTTTGCTGACTCCGTTAAGCTTCCTGTTTTTTGCCATATTGCCAGCCATGATGGACCGTTTTCAAAGCGAGCCCGAGCCGGTTAATGTAATTATAAAGGACGAACTGGGTATCTGGAATGGCACTGAAGGAATCATGGCAGGGCTTGATTGGGAAGTCAAACTGACAGATGCCTCTGAAAGTGAAATTTTAAATAAGCTTGAAGCGGCTGAGAATACGATCTTTATTCCACTGACAAAGAACGGACTTGATGCTGGACGTTTCCCAATCTATAAGAGTAAAGGAGTACCGGATGATGTTCTGCAGCAGGCGATGCTGCTGGAGCAGCCCTTGCGCGCCTTTCAGCTGAGCCAGCTGGCACTTGATGAAGAGGAGATGGCAGCAGTCTCACAGGATATCAGTTTTGCAGCGGTTGATGCGAAGGAGACGGGCGCTGGAGAGGATATGTATGGTCAGCTGATCCCGGGAATCACTGCGGGTGTTGTCCTGTTTTCGGTTGTAATCTCGGGAATGATGATCTTCCAGAGTGCGTCACAGGAAAAGAAAGATAAAATAGCTGAAATTATGCTGTCTTCTCTGACATCCGGTGAACTGATGCAGGGGAAAATCATCGGTTATTTTACTCTTGGCATCATTCAGGTGGCCGTCTGGCTTCTGTTCGTCATCCCGGCCGCATCATGGAGGCTCGATGTCCCGCTGATCCAGTATCTCGCAGCCCCGGAAACGTTGGTCCTTATGCTGTTTGCGATCCTTGGCTATCTGCTGTTTGCCGCAGTTTTTGCAGGGATGGGTGCAACCGTGGAAGATGTAAACTCTGCCAGCAATTTTCAGGGCTTTATACTGATGCTTCCTTTTGCACCGCTTTTATTAATCAAGCCGGTCTTTTCCGATCCTGAAGGAGTGATTGCAATCGCGGGCTCTTTTATCCCCTTCACAGCCTCGGGGGTATGGATCATGAGGCTTTCCGTCATGGAGGAATGGCCATGGGGAGAGATCCTTCTTTCAGCAATCATCCTCCTGGCCAGTATTGCTTTACTGATGAAGGCGGCCGGGAAGATATTTAAGGTTGGCATTTTAATGCACGGCAAAAATGCCACTCCGCAGGAAATGTGGAAGTGGCTGAGTAAAGCGGATTAA
- a CDS encoding cation:proton antiporter yields the protein MEPIKIILLLLAGYIVLTIDKKKKLFPGPPVLVLIGIGLSFIGYFASLHIGKEILYEIFLPSLLFISAYRFPPAALKKNAGMIGFLSTAGLLITALLLGTAIYYFANLFVSISFLGSLMIAAILTPTDPVSVISILKEASSDPRVSEIVEGESMINDGTSFVLFTVLTGMFARGESFSVLSFAKDFLFVSLGGIFLGLICGWIVSKAVHVTERKDYQVMLSIILSYGIFYAAELAGVSGVLATVSAGIMLSWEFTHTNKEDHYLESLDSFWGIIEPTIISLVFLMIGIEVTSHLAIDQWGIAFVIFAMSILIRFAVIHGTVLALPKERKLFGWRESSIISWAGIKGTMSVVLLLILDAAQTTRADMIISLTFTAVILSLIIQSSTIYPLSKVLIKK from the coding sequence ATGGAGCCGATAAAAATAATACTGCTGCTTTTGGCGGGCTACATTGTTTTGACCATTGATAAAAAGAAAAAGCTGTTCCCAGGTCCGCCTGTATTGGTGCTGATAGGGATCGGCCTGTCTTTTATAGGCTATTTTGCATCGCTTCATATCGGAAAGGAAATTTTGTACGAAATTTTCCTGCCTTCATTATTATTCATTTCAGCATATCGCTTTCCTCCAGCCGCCCTGAAGAAAAATGCAGGCATGATTGGTTTCCTGAGTACAGCCGGCCTTTTGATCACGGCTCTGCTCCTTGGGACTGCCATTTATTATTTTGCCAATCTTTTCGTTAGCATCAGCTTCCTGGGAAGCCTGATGATTGCGGCCATTCTTACACCGACCGATCCGGTTTCCGTCATATCCATCCTAAAGGAGGCATCCTCCGACCCGAGGGTAAGCGAAATCGTGGAAGGTGAGTCCATGATCAATGATGGGACAAGCTTTGTACTGTTCACTGTACTGACAGGGATGTTTGCCAGAGGAGAATCCTTTTCGGTTCTTTCTTTCGCAAAAGACTTTCTCTTTGTATCCCTTGGGGGTATTTTTCTTGGACTAATATGCGGCTGGATCGTCAGCAAGGCCGTCCATGTGACCGAGCGGAAAGATTATCAGGTGATGCTCAGCATCATTCTTTCGTACGGAATCTTCTATGCAGCCGAGCTTGCAGGCGTTTCGGGTGTCCTGGCAACGGTTTCTGCCGGCATCATGCTGTCATGGGAGTTCACTCACACAAATAAGGAAGACCATTACCTGGAGTCGCTCGACAGCTTCTGGGGAATAATCGAGCCAACCATCATATCCCTCGTCTTTCTTATGATCGGAATTGAAGTAACCAGCCATCTGGCCATTGATCAATGGGGCATTGCCTTTGTCATTTTTGCTATGAGCATTCTGATCCGCTTTGCTGTCATCCATGGAACCGTCCTGGCCCTGCCAAAAGAAAGGAAGCTGTTCGGCTGGCGGGAATCGTCCATCATATCATGGGCCGGTATTAAAGGGACCATGTCGGTCGTTCTGCTGCTGATCCTCGATGCAGCACAAACCACCAGGGCGGATATGATCATCTCGCTGACCTTTACAGCGGTCATTTTAAGCTTGATTATCCAAAGCTCAACCATTTATCCCCTTTCCAAAGTGCTTATAAAAAAATGA
- a CDS encoding MBL fold metallo-hydrolase — translation MTVKAMTAEEAAQKVIQKEEMFILDVRNHDAFADWKMEGDHFQYLNIPYFDLLDGVGEIMEKLPADKDILVVCAKEGSSVMVAEMLSDEGLDVSYLQGGMKAWSEHLEPVKVGDLKDGGELYQFVRLGKGCLSYMAISGGEAAIIDAARVTEAYRGFADEKGAAIKHVFDTHLHADHISGGRMLAEQTGASYWLPPKDAGEVTFDYSSLEDGRTVKIGTTAIDIHALYSPGHTIGSTSFVIDGRYLLSGDILFIDSIGRPDLAGLADDWVGDLRETLYKRYRDLSEELLVLPAHFMIIDELNDDGSVSKKLGTLFAENHGLNISDEAEFRRLVTENLPPQPNAYQEIRKTNMGRITPDEEEQREMEIGPNRCAVR, via the coding sequence TTGACTGTAAAAGCAATGACTGCTGAAGAAGCTGCGCAAAAAGTAATTCAAAAAGAAGAAATGTTCATTCTTGATGTCCGAAATCATGATGCATTCGCGGATTGGAAAATGGAAGGAGACCACTTTCAGTATTTGAATATTCCTTATTTCGATCTTTTGGACGGCGTCGGGGAGATTATGGAAAAGCTGCCGGCAGATAAAGATATCCTGGTTGTCTGTGCCAAGGAAGGTTCATCTGTAATGGTAGCTGAGATGCTTTCCGATGAAGGGCTGGATGTATCTTATCTGCAGGGCGGAATGAAGGCATGGAGCGAGCATCTTGAACCGGTCAAAGTTGGGGACCTGAAGGACGGCGGAGAGCTGTACCAATTTGTGCGCCTGGGGAAAGGCTGTCTTTCTTATATGGCGATTTCCGGCGGGGAAGCGGCCATTATTGATGCAGCCCGAGTGACGGAAGCATACAGAGGGTTTGCTGACGAAAAAGGCGCAGCGATCAAGCATGTGTTTGACACACATCTTCATGCCGACCATATTTCCGGAGGAAGAATGCTTGCTGAGCAAACTGGCGCTAGCTACTGGCTGCCGCCAAAGGATGCCGGCGAAGTCACTTTCGATTACAGCAGCCTTGAAGATGGAAGAACAGTGAAAATCGGCACAACTGCTATTGATATCCATGCATTGTACTCTCCTGGCCATACGATTGGATCAACATCTTTCGTGATTGATGGACGATACTTGCTTTCTGGCGATATTTTATTCATCGACAGCATTGGCCGTCCTGATCTGGCCGGCCTGGCAGACGACTGGGTAGGGGATCTGCGTGAGACACTGTATAAGCGATACCGCGATCTGTCTGAAGAGCTGCTCGTTCTGCCGGCCCATTTCATGATCATTGATGAATTGAATGATGATGGTTCTGTTTCTAAGAAGCTGGGCACCTTATTTGCAGAAAACCATGGCCTGAACATCAGCGATGAGGCAGAATTCCGCAGGCTGGTCACCGAAAACCTCCCGCCGCAGCCGAATGCCTATCAGGAAATCCGCAAAACCAATATGGGCAGAATCACTCCTGATGAAGAAGAGCAGCGTGAAATGGAAATAGGTCCAAACCGCTGTGCTGTCAGGTAA
- a CDS encoding DsrE/DsrF/DrsH-like family protein — translation MSEKKRTTIVLFSGDYDKAMAAYIIANGAAAYDHEVTIFHTFWGLNALRKDENTMVKKGFMEKMFGRMMPRGADKMGLSKMHFAGLGPKMIKGVMKKHNALPLPQLIEMAQEQDVKLVACTMTMDLLGLQQEELLDNIEYAGVAAYLGDAEDGNVNLFI, via the coding sequence ATGTCAGAAAAGAAAAGAACAACGATTGTCCTTTTTAGCGGAGATTATGATAAAGCAATGGCAGCCTATATCATTGCGAACGGTGCTGCAGCGTATGATCACGAAGTTACCATTTTCCATACCTTCTGGGGATTGAATGCTCTTCGGAAAGATGAGAATACTATGGTTAAAAAAGGATTCATGGAAAAGATGTTCGGCAGGATGATGCCAAGGGGAGCCGATAAAATGGGGCTTTCAAAGATGCACTTCGCTGGCCTTGGCCCTAAGATGATCAAAGGCGTAATGAAAAAGCATAATGCACTCCCGCTGCCGCAGCTGATCGAGATGGCTCAGGAACAGGATGTAAAACTGGTTGCCTGTACGATGACGATGGATTTGCTCGGACTGCAGCAGGAGGAGCTGCTTGACAATATTGAATATGCTGGTGTTGCAGCTTATCTTGGTGATGCCGAAGACGGCAATGTAAATCTGTTTATATAG
- a CDS encoding sulfurtransferase TusA family protein has translation MNSNKVLDAKGLACPMPIVKTKKAIGELESGQILEVLATDKGAKSDLTAWASSTGHELIDMKEEAGVFTFYIKKG, from the coding sequence ATGAACAGCAATAAAGTATTAGATGCAAAAGGTTTGGCTTGCCCAATGCCGATCGTTAAAACAAAGAAGGCAATCGGTGAGCTTGAATCAGGACAGATATTAGAGGTCCTGGCAACTGACAAGGGAGCGAAGAGCGATCTGACAGCATGGGCTTCATCAACAGGCCATGAACTGATCGATATGAAGGAAGAAGCAGGCGTATTTACTTTTTACATTAAAAAAGGCTGA
- a CDS encoding sulfite exporter TauE/SafE family protein, with amino-acid sequence MSIELIIVIFLLGFAGSFISGLLGIGGAIINFPMLLYIPALLGLASFTAHEVTGISAVQVLFATIGGVWAYRKGGFLNKSLILYMGISILAGSMIGGFGSKFLPEAGISLVYGILALIAAVMMFIPKKRIDDVPLDEVVFNKWLAASLAFIVGIGAGIVGAGGAFLLVPIMLAVLKIPTRMTIASSLAITFISSIGATAAKISTGQVEYLPALIMVAASLLASPLGANAGKKANTKLLQVILAVLIFATAIKTWMDIL; translated from the coding sequence ATGAGCATTGAATTAATCATCGTCATTTTCCTGCTTGGCTTTGCTGGATCGTTTATTTCCGGGCTGCTCGGCATAGGCGGTGCGATCATCAATTTTCCTATGCTGCTGTATATACCGGCTCTTTTGGGTTTGGCTTCATTCACTGCGCATGAAGTTACCGGCATCAGTGCGGTCCAGGTGCTATTTGCGACAATCGGCGGTGTATGGGCCTATCGTAAAGGAGGGTTTTTAAATAAGTCCCTGATCCTTTATATGGGCATCAGCATCCTTGCCGGAAGCATGATCGGCGGATTCGGTTCGAAATTCCTGCCAGAAGCAGGCATCAGCCTTGTGTACGGCATACTTGCCTTGATTGCGGCGGTCATGATGTTCATTCCGAAGAAGAGGATTGATGATGTTCCGCTCGATGAGGTCGTTTTTAATAAATGGCTTGCTGCTTCACTTGCCTTCATCGTCGGCATCGGTGCGGGAATCGTCGGCGCCGGCGGAGCCTTCCTGCTTGTTCCGATTATGCTTGCTGTCCTGAAAATACCAACAAGGATGACGATAGCATCTTCCCTCGCCATTACATTTATTTCTTCCATTGGTGCAACAGCGGCTAAGATTTCGACCGGACAGGTGGAGTATCTTCCAGCCCTGATCATGGTTGCGGCAAGCCTGCTGGCCTCTCCTCTTGGGGCGAATGCAGGGAAAAAAGCCAATACGAAATTGCTGCAAGTGATCCTGGCTGTCCTGATCTTCGCTACAGCTATTAAGACCTGGATGGATATTTTATAA
- a CDS encoding metal-sensitive transcriptional regulator: MEYNNGTKNRIKRVEGQMRGVMRMIEEDADCKDVITQLSAARSAIDRAIGVIVSTNLVECMKDADEDGTLEPEEMIKEAVNLLVRSR, encoded by the coding sequence TTGGAATATAATAATGGAACGAAGAACCGGATCAAGCGGGTCGAAGGGCAGATGCGCGGTGTTATGCGCATGATTGAAGAAGATGCAGATTGCAAGGATGTCATTACCCAGCTGTCTGCTGCAAGGTCGGCAATTGACCGGGCAATCGGCGTAATCGTGAGCACAAATCTTGTGGAATGCATGAAAGATGCCGATGAAGATGGCACTTTGGAGCCGGAAGAGATGATAAAGGAAGCAGTCAATCTGCTTGTGAGAAGCAGATAG
- a CDS encoding ABC transporter ATP-binding protein has product MTGKVLSIEGIGKSYKEKQVLKDISFSVHEGEIMAILGPNGAGKSTSIRSIMGIILPDEGDITFHGHSSGKSIPRHLIGYLPEERGLYKNVKVMDMLLYLAELKDYPLKKAKERILEYLAKFNMEGKEKVKLEELSKGMGQKIQFIASVLHEPRLLILDEPFSGLDPVSQEVFKKEIRELADKGTAILLSSHQMNMVEEMCDRLFMIHKGHKVLAGTVEEVKKEYANYKCTIRGANGAAMLEKIPHVQRVEQKGDMSVLYLDSLVHPARWLKQLPEELAVQELSIDRVSLHEIFIDIASEKHPVQKEGHRIAQ; this is encoded by the coding sequence GTGACCGGGAAGGTACTTTCTATTGAAGGAATCGGCAAATCATATAAAGAAAAGCAGGTGCTGAAGGATATTTCTTTTTCGGTGCATGAGGGTGAGATCATGGCTATCCTTGGACCGAATGGCGCCGGCAAATCCACCTCGATCCGCAGCATCATGGGCATCATTCTGCCGGATGAAGGAGATATCACGTTTCACGGACATTCTTCAGGAAAAAGCATTCCCCGCCACCTGATCGGCTACCTGCCTGAAGAAAGGGGCCTTTATAAAAATGTCAAGGTGATGGATATGCTGCTCTATCTTGCGGAGTTAAAGGACTACCCATTGAAAAAGGCAAAAGAGCGGATTCTTGAGTATTTGGCTAAGTTCAATATGGAAGGTAAGGAGAAGGTCAAGCTGGAGGAATTATCCAAAGGGATGGGGCAGAAAATCCAGTTTATCGCCTCTGTCCTTCATGAGCCCCGCCTTCTCATCCTTGATGAGCCTTTTTCCGGGCTTGATCCAGTCAGCCAGGAGGTCTTCAAAAAGGAAATCAGGGAGCTTGCGGATAAAGGGACGGCGATTCTGCTTTCCTCGCATCAGATGAATATGGTGGAGGAAATGTGCGACCGGTTATTTATGATCCATAAAGGGCACAAGGTCCTTGCTGGAACGGTGGAAGAAGTGAAAAAAGAGTATGCGAACTATAAATGCACAATCCGCGGGGCAAATGGAGCGGCAATGCTGGAGAAAATCCCCCATGTGCAGAGGGTGGAGCAAAAAGGCGATATGTCAGTCCTTTATCTCGACAGCCTTGTTCATCCAGCCAGGTGGCTGAAGCAGCTGCCTGAGGAGCTGGCAGTCCAGGAGCTGTCCATCGACCGTGTTTCCCTGCATGAAATATTCATAGACATTGCATCGGAAAAGCATCCTGTACAGAAAGAAGGTCATAGAATTGCGCAATAG
- a CDS encoding ATP-binding cassette domain-containing protein has translation MLPIEITGLEKNIDGFKLGPLNASFEPGTITALIGNNSSGKSTLLKLMMNLAKRDKGDILINGQSISEGESWKQTIAYQSQTLNGVSTLTGYELYSLVSRWYPSWDKQLFDEIVNLFSVPLDKPYGKLSKGVQQKLNLALTLPRDTEILLLDEPSASMDIPAKHLLMEVLAKWMERGDKTMIIATHQAEDIRKLADYILFMKDGEITGHFEKDELALKFKKYWVGQLPDSSIPGEVSRQGDRMVITSAALEAERYFKKAGISILEEEVPELEEALAIMLQQPKQEKGWRE, from the coding sequence CACAGCTTTGATCGGCAATAACTCATCAGGAAAAAGCACCCTATTAAAATTAATGATGAATCTTGCCAAGAGAGACAAGGGAGATATCCTGATAAACGGACAATCGATTTCAGAGGGAGAGTCATGGAAGCAGACCATCGCTTATCAGTCCCAGACACTGAACGGCGTCAGCACGCTTACCGGATATGAGCTGTATTCACTTGTTTCGCGATGGTATCCTTCCTGGGATAAGCAGCTGTTCGACGAGATTGTAAACCTATTTTCGGTTCCCCTTGATAAGCCGTACGGAAAGCTTTCCAAAGGCGTCCAGCAGAAGCTTAATCTTGCATTGACTCTGCCAAGGGATACAGAGATTCTTCTTCTGGATGAACCGTCTGCCTCCATGGATATACCTGCAAAGCATCTTTTAATGGAAGTGCTAGCTAAGTGGATGGAGCGGGGAGATAAGACGATGATCATTGCGACCCATCAGGCAGAGGATATCCGCAAACTGGCCGATTATATCCTTTTTATGAAGGATGGAGAAATCACTGGCCATTTTGAAAAAGATGAATTGGCCCTCAAGTTTAAAAAGTATTGGGTGGGCCAGCTGCCGGATTCAAGCATACCGGGGGAAGTATCACGCCAGGGGGATCGGATGGTCATAACCTCGGCAGCCTTGGAAGCAGAACGTTATTTTAAAAAAGCTGGCATTTCGATTTTGGAGGAAGAGGTGCCGGAGCTTGAGGAAGCGCTGGCCATCATGCTTCAGCAGCCAAAACAGGAAAAGGGGTGGAGAGAGTGA
- a CDS encoding rhodanese-like domain-containing protein, with protein sequence MEKWSAKEVESKLEKGMLNIVDVREVDEVKEGRIPDSVNIPLGLLEFRMHELDKNKEYVLVCRSGGRSGRACQLLESHGFKVVNMEGGMLAWEGRTE encoded by the coding sequence ATGGAGAAATGGTCAGCTAAAGAAGTAGAAAGCAAGCTGGAAAAAGGAATGCTTAATATTGTGGATGTCCGGGAAGTGGATGAGGTAAAAGAGGGCCGTATTCCTGATAGTGTGAATATCCCGCTTGGACTCCTTGAATTCAGGATGCATGAGCTTGATAAAAATAAAGAATATGTCCTTGTATGCCGGTCAGGAGGCCGCAGCGGAAGGGCGTGCCAGCTGCTTGAATCCCATGGCTTCAAGGTTGTTAATATGGAAGGCGGAATGCTTGCCTGGGAAGGGCGCACGGAGTAA